From Mucilaginibacter gotjawali:
GGCCAAAATACTGGTGGATACCTTTCATGGCGAGGTACCGTCGGACATTGACGACCTGCAAAAAATGCCCGGTGTAGGCCGCAAAACAGCTAATGTAATTGCTTCTGTTGTATTTGATGCACCAGCCATAGCGGTAGATACACATGTTTTCAGGGTATCGGCCCGCATCGGTTTAACCAACAACGCCCGCACGCCATTGGCCGTTGAAAAGCAACTGGTAAAATATCTTCCTGAAAACTTATTAGGTGTTGCTCACCACTGGCTCATCCTGCATGGCCGTTATATTTGCCTTGCCCGCAGCCCAAAATGCGAGCAATGCCCCATCAACTGGTTTTGTAAATATTACGAGCAAACTCATACCGAAACCGCGCTTAAAAAAGCGGAAGCCGTTAAAGTAAAAAAGACGAAGGAGCAGAAAAAGAAGGTTGCTTTAAATAAGATAAGCAAGGAACTTAAGAAACGAGGTGTTGAGGGTTTGTGAATGGTTGATTGAGTTGATTATGTGAATAGTTTGTTTTTTGCTATTTATATTTTTACTTCCTAACTTAATCAACATATATTAAGTGAGTAGTTGATTAAGTTGAATAGGTTGACTAAGTTCGCCGATGCCTGGTTGACTAATGGGCAGTTATACAGTTATTATTAACTCAATCAACCTAATCCAACTTAATCAACTAATAAATAATTACTAAAATAATTAGCATTTATCAAAAATACTATTTACATTTGTTTTCATAATTTTTAAAAGATGAGCAGCGCAGATAAATTAAAAGCATTACAGCTAACCCTTGATAAGCTGGAAAAATCATACGGAAAAGGTACCATCATGAAACTGGGTGATACAGCGATCGAAGCGACCGAAGTTATATCAACCGGCTCAATCGGTCTGGATATTGCCTTAGGGGTTGGCGGTTTGCCAAAAGGCCGGGTAATT
This genomic window contains:
- the nth gene encoding endonuclease III gives rise to the protein MTKQDRYKNFVEYFSKQQPNPVTELHYRDPFQLLVAVILSAQCTDKRINQVTPALFARFPTPQALAAASVDEVFNYIRSVSYPNNKAKHLVGMAKILVDTFHGEVPSDIDDLQKMPGVGRKTANVIASVVFDAPAIAVDTHVFRVSARIGLTNNARTPLAVEKQLVKYLPENLLGVAHHWLILHGRYICLARSPKCEQCPINWFCKYYEQTHTETALKKAEAVKVKKTKEQKKKVALNKISKELKKRGVEGL